One region of Haloprofundus salilacus genomic DNA includes:
- a CDS encoding cation:proton antiporter, giving the protein MTEIPSLRPLAAVAVPAVAIVAIYASNRRPNVREAWTLVAAATTFLVVASMVPRTIAGDAYVTSLGGFVPGIDFALRADALGMLFGLLASLLWLVTSFYSIGYMRGLHEHAQTRYFAAFAASVSAAVGVAFASNLLVLFVFYELLTVATYPLVTHDETAEARAAGRKYIAYTFGGGVAVLAGTVLVYVLAGTVAFAPGGIEGLASADPTLGRAAFALLALGFGVKAALMPVHSWLPDAMVAPTPVSGLLHAVAVVKSGVFGIARVVLEVFGPDTVANLGVGVPLAAVAAFTLLMASVIALRQDNLKRRLAYSTVSQLSYIVLGLGIGASLGGDAARYALIGGLLHIPAHAFMKLTLFFCAGIIHVETHTDDISDMAGIGKRMPLTMAAFAVAAAGMAGIPLVAGFVSKFYLLIGTASGGEVVFTVALLVSGVLNIGYFWPVVYQAFFESEVPGGHDRKPLVEHRYGGRADVAADGGSRDESGADLGEGSALSGGDAGAHAGGVQRPADPNGDYAVDRYPSDHTKQGGALGDGTAEMAENDAQGDADHDHHHEGGPPTGGWERRSWLGAESTWFMLGPILTAAVGSVVIGIVPGRAVFLRIVEQVVTAATAATAAATTGVLF; this is encoded by the coding sequence ATGACAGAGATCCCATCACTCAGACCGCTCGCGGCGGTCGCCGTTCCGGCGGTCGCTATCGTCGCCATCTACGCGTCGAACCGCCGGCCGAACGTGAGGGAGGCGTGGACGCTCGTCGCCGCCGCGACGACGTTCCTCGTCGTGGCGAGCATGGTGCCGCGAACGATCGCGGGCGACGCCTACGTCACCAGCCTCGGCGGTTTCGTCCCCGGCATCGACTTCGCCCTCCGGGCTGACGCGCTCGGGATGCTGTTCGGCCTGCTCGCGAGCCTACTGTGGCTAGTCACGAGTTTCTACAGCATCGGCTACATGCGCGGCCTGCACGAACACGCCCAGACTCGGTACTTCGCCGCCTTCGCCGCCAGCGTCAGCGCCGCCGTCGGCGTCGCGTTCGCGTCGAACCTGCTCGTGCTGTTCGTCTTCTACGAACTCCTAACCGTGGCGACGTACCCACTCGTCACCCACGACGAGACGGCCGAGGCGCGCGCTGCTGGTCGAAAGTACATCGCCTACACCTTCGGCGGCGGCGTCGCCGTTCTCGCGGGGACGGTCCTCGTCTACGTGCTCGCCGGGACGGTGGCGTTCGCCCCCGGCGGCATCGAGGGCCTCGCCTCCGCCGACCCGACGCTCGGCCGCGCGGCATTCGCACTGTTGGCGCTCGGCTTCGGCGTCAAGGCGGCGCTGATGCCGGTTCACTCGTGGCTCCCGGACGCGATGGTCGCACCGACGCCCGTCTCTGGGCTGCTGCACGCCGTGGCCGTCGTCAAGTCCGGCGTCTTCGGCATCGCCCGCGTCGTCCTCGAAGTGTTCGGTCCCGACACCGTTGCGAACCTCGGCGTCGGCGTCCCGCTGGCGGCCGTCGCGGCGTTCACGCTCCTGATGGCGAGCGTCATCGCGCTCCGACAGGACAACCTCAAGCGCCGCCTCGCGTACTCGACGGTGAGCCAACTGTCGTACATCGTCCTCGGCCTCGGCATCGGTGCCTCGCTCGGCGGTGACGCAGCCAGATACGCACTCATCGGCGGACTGCTGCACATCCCTGCCCACGCGTTCATGAAGCTCACGCTGTTCTTCTGCGCGGGCATCATCCACGTCGAGACCCACACCGACGATATCAGCGACATGGCCGGCATCGGCAAGCGGATGCCGCTGACGATGGCCGCGTTCGCCGTCGCGGCCGCCGGGATGGCCGGAATCCCGCTCGTCGCGGGGTTCGTCAGCAAGTTCTACCTGCTCATCGGCACCGCCTCCGGCGGCGAGGTGGTGTTCACCGTCGCGCTGCTGGTCTCCGGAGTGCTGAACATCGGCTACTTCTGGCCGGTCGTCTACCAGGCGTTCTTCGAGAGCGAGGTGCCCGGCGGTCACGACCGGAAACCGCTCGTCGAGCACCGTTACGGCGGCCGTGCGGACGTTGCCGCCGACGGGGGCAGCCGTGACGAGAGCGGCGCCGACCTCGGCGAGGGCTCCGCGCTGAGTGGCGGCGACGCCGGCGCCCATGCGGGCGGAGTACAGAGACCAGCGGACCCGAACGGTGATTACGCGGTCGACCGCTACCCGAGCGACCACACGAAACAGGGCGGCGCACTCGGTGACGGAACCGCGGAGATGGCCGAGAACGACGCACAGGGCGATGCCGACCACGACCACCACCACGAGGGCGGTCCGCCGACCGGCGGCTGGGAGCGCCGCAGTTGGCTCGGCGCCGAGAGTACGTGGTTCATGCTCGGCCCGATTCTGACCGCCGCCGTCGGCTCTGTCGTCATCGGTATCGTCCCCGGTCGGGCGGTGTTCCTCCGCATCGTCGAACAGGTGGTCACGGCGGCGACGGCTGCGACTGCCGCCGCGACGACGGGGGTGTTGTTCTGA